The following coding sequences lie in one Haematobia irritans isolate KBUSLIRL chromosome 3, ASM5000362v1, whole genome shotgun sequence genomic window:
- the LOC142228399 gene encoding uncharacterized protein LOC142228399 isoform X2, with translation MNQNENSFKTASLPSQMKMEKTPRYTQRERNMVLGFAAQYKDIIENKRTDAESNRKKDEVWRQIAKEFNARVYHQRSSKQLRQLYKNMKLLLKKDLCGEGKGNRTFMDLLNTISQQESVAQYISEQMSPNGYSNGRQKYEDDYDDSKIPSLNYDGMDHDVIVIKSEDISDNEHSNNGEAMDEDDDDDCISPKDIPEVCLEEEDEELFATDLRQQLQQQQQKQDQPPTSTSSNGGTPQTNATSTSSTPKLPQQQPEITIQNIGGIRVGSIGSMANMKALANSINNNNNNTNSNGNASLSITHASNGVGPAATGGQALNLHQASTEQKLLLSGLGLSAVNSSNSLDNNPRMPTLQRGIPSTAVGNVGTPNGHHTPNHLLQQPPNLHNLSHHSSTQQLLLNINSLAAGAASQFTPNTKNYGGGHQRQTSTPNSVSHKNSQNDYFMLGIEERKLKIELLNAQIDYWRKLTKKLDEQPGHTPNPSCMCHFPGKVNGVQTPSSTS, from the exons atgaaccaaAATGAAAACTC TTTCAAAACGGCGTCGTTACCAAGTCAAATGAAAATGGAAAAGACTCCCCGTTACACACAGCGGGAGCGTAATATGGTCCTAGGCTTTGCTGCCCAATACAAGGATATAATCGAAAATAAACGTACCGATGCCGAATCAAATCGCAAAAAGGATGAAGTCTGGCGTCAAATAGCCAAAGAGTTCAATGCCCGTGTCTATCATCAACGATCATCGAAACAATTACGGCagttgtataaaaatatgaaattattattGAAAAAGGATCTGTGCGGTGAGGGTAAAGGTAATCGAACCTTTATGGATTTACtcaataccatatcacaacAGGAATCGGTGGCCCAATATATATCAGAACAAATGTCTCCAAATGGTTATAGCAATGGTAGACAAAAATATGAGGATGATTACGATGACTCGAAG ATTCCATCGCTAAATTACGATGGCATGGATCACGATGTCATTGTAATTAAATCCGAAGATATCAGCGATAATGAACACTCCAATAATGGTGAGGCCATGGATgaagatgacgatgatgattgtATCAGTCCCAAAGATATACCAGAAGTTTGTCTCGAGGAAGAAGATGAAGAACTTTTTGCTACAGATTTAAGGCAACAgctgcaacagcaacaacaaaaacaagatCAACCACCCACATCGACATCCAGCAATGGAGGTACACCACAAACAAATGCAACATCGACATCCTCTACACCCAAATTGCCACAACAACAACCTGAGATCACAATACAAAATATAGGTGGCATACGAGTCGGGAGCATTGGAAGCATGGCCAATATGAAGGCTTTGGCAAATTCcattaataacaacaacaacaatacgaaTAGTAACGGAAATGCATCGTTAAGTATAACACATGCCAGTAATGGAGTTGGTCCTGCTGCGACCGGTGGTCAAGCTTTGAATTTACATCAGGCCAGTACAGAACAAAAATTGCTCTTAAGTGGTCTGGGTCTAAGTGCAGTCAATTCTTCAAATTCTTTGGATAATAATCCCCGTATGCCCACACTCCAACGTGGTATACCCTCAACGGCAGTGGGAAATGTTGGGACGCCCAATGGCCATCACACACCCAATCATTTGCTGCAACAACCTCCAAATCTACACAATCTCTCACATCATTCCTCCACGCAACAATTGCTATTGAATATCAATAGCTTGGCGGCTGGAGCAGCTTCTCAATTTACACCCAATACCAAAAACTATGGAGGAGGTCATCAGAGACAAACCTCAACACCGAATAGTGTTAGCCATAAAAATTCCCAAAATGATTATTTCATGTTGGGCATTGAGGAgaggaaattgaaaattgaattgcTCAATGCCCAAATAGACTATTGGAGGAAATTAACCAAGAAATTGGATGAACAACCAGGTCACACGCCCAATCCATCGTGTATGTGTCATTTTCCCGGCAAGGTAAATGGGGTACAAACGCCCTCATCAACCAGCTAG
- the LOC142228399 gene encoding uncharacterized protein LOC142228399 isoform X1, whose product MNQNENSFKTASLPSQMKMEKTPRYTQRERNMVLGFAAQYKDIIENKRTDAESNRKKDEVWRQIAKEFNARVYHQRSSKQLRQLYKNMKLLLKKDLCGEGKGNRTFMDLLNTISQQESVAQYISEQMSPNGYSNGRQKYEDDYDDSKFLSFQIPSLNYDGMDHDVIVIKSEDISDNEHSNNGEAMDEDDDDDCISPKDIPEVCLEEEDEELFATDLRQQLQQQQQKQDQPPTSTSSNGGTPQTNATSTSSTPKLPQQQPEITIQNIGGIRVGSIGSMANMKALANSINNNNNNTNSNGNASLSITHASNGVGPAATGGQALNLHQASTEQKLLLSGLGLSAVNSSNSLDNNPRMPTLQRGIPSTAVGNVGTPNGHHTPNHLLQQPPNLHNLSHHSSTQQLLLNINSLAAGAASQFTPNTKNYGGGHQRQTSTPNSVSHKNSQNDYFMLGIEERKLKIELLNAQIDYWRKLTKKLDEQPGHTPNPSCMCHFPGKVNGVQTPSSTS is encoded by the exons atgaaccaaAATGAAAACTC TTTCAAAACGGCGTCGTTACCAAGTCAAATGAAAATGGAAAAGACTCCCCGTTACACACAGCGGGAGCGTAATATGGTCCTAGGCTTTGCTGCCCAATACAAGGATATAATCGAAAATAAACGTACCGATGCCGAATCAAATCGCAAAAAGGATGAAGTCTGGCGTCAAATAGCCAAAGAGTTCAATGCCCGTGTCTATCATCAACGATCATCGAAACAATTACGGCagttgtataaaaatatgaaattattattGAAAAAGGATCTGTGCGGTGAGGGTAAAGGTAATCGAACCTTTATGGATTTACtcaataccatatcacaacAGGAATCGGTGGCCCAATATATATCAGAACAAATGTCTCCAAATGGTTATAGCAATGGTAGACAAAAATATGAGGATGATTACGATGACTCGAAG TTTCTATCATTTCAGATTCCATCGCTAAATTACGATGGCATGGATCACGATGTCATTGTAATTAAATCCGAAGATATCAGCGATAATGAACACTCCAATAATGGTGAGGCCATGGATgaagatgacgatgatgattgtATCAGTCCCAAAGATATACCAGAAGTTTGTCTCGAGGAAGAAGATGAAGAACTTTTTGCTACAGATTTAAGGCAACAgctgcaacagcaacaacaaaaacaagatCAACCACCCACATCGACATCCAGCAATGGAGGTACACCACAAACAAATGCAACATCGACATCCTCTACACCCAAATTGCCACAACAACAACCTGAGATCACAATACAAAATATAGGTGGCATACGAGTCGGGAGCATTGGAAGCATGGCCAATATGAAGGCTTTGGCAAATTCcattaataacaacaacaacaatacgaaTAGTAACGGAAATGCATCGTTAAGTATAACACATGCCAGTAATGGAGTTGGTCCTGCTGCGACCGGTGGTCAAGCTTTGAATTTACATCAGGCCAGTACAGAACAAAAATTGCTCTTAAGTGGTCTGGGTCTAAGTGCAGTCAATTCTTCAAATTCTTTGGATAATAATCCCCGTATGCCCACACTCCAACGTGGTATACCCTCAACGGCAGTGGGAAATGTTGGGACGCCCAATGGCCATCACACACCCAATCATTTGCTGCAACAACCTCCAAATCTACACAATCTCTCACATCATTCCTCCACGCAACAATTGCTATTGAATATCAATAGCTTGGCGGCTGGAGCAGCTTCTCAATTTACACCCAATACCAAAAACTATGGAGGAGGTCATCAGAGACAAACCTCAACACCGAATAGTGTTAGCCATAAAAATTCCCAAAATGATTATTTCATGTTGGGCATTGAGGAgaggaaattgaaaattgaattgcTCAATGCCCAAATAGACTATTGGAGGAAATTAACCAAGAAATTGGATGAACAACCAGGTCACACGCCCAATCCATCGTGTATGTGTCATTTTCCCGGCAAGGTAAATGGGGTACAAACGCCCTCATCAACCAGCTAG
- the LOC142228399 gene encoding uncharacterized protein LOC142228399 isoform X3, protein MKMEKTPRYTQRERNMVLGFAAQYKDIIENKRTDAESNRKKDEVWRQIAKEFNARVYHQRSSKQLRQLYKNMKLLLKKDLCGEGKGNRTFMDLLNTISQQESVAQYISEQMSPNGYSNGRQKYEDDYDDSKFLSFQIPSLNYDGMDHDVIVIKSEDISDNEHSNNGEAMDEDDDDDCISPKDIPEVCLEEEDEELFATDLRQQLQQQQQKQDQPPTSTSSNGGTPQTNATSTSSTPKLPQQQPEITIQNIGGIRVGSIGSMANMKALANSINNNNNNTNSNGNASLSITHASNGVGPAATGGQALNLHQASTEQKLLLSGLGLSAVNSSNSLDNNPRMPTLQRGIPSTAVGNVGTPNGHHTPNHLLQQPPNLHNLSHHSSTQQLLLNINSLAAGAASQFTPNTKNYGGGHQRQTSTPNSVSHKNSQNDYFMLGIEERKLKIELLNAQIDYWRKLTKKLDEQPGHTPNPSCMCHFPGKVNGVQTPSSTS, encoded by the exons ATGAAAATGGAAAAGACTCCCCGTTACACACAGCGGGAGCGTAATATGGTCCTAGGCTTTGCTGCCCAATACAAGGATATAATCGAAAATAAACGTACCGATGCCGAATCAAATCGCAAAAAGGATGAAGTCTGGCGTCAAATAGCCAAAGAGTTCAATGCCCGTGTCTATCATCAACGATCATCGAAACAATTACGGCagttgtataaaaatatgaaattattattGAAAAAGGATCTGTGCGGTGAGGGTAAAGGTAATCGAACCTTTATGGATTTACtcaataccatatcacaacAGGAATCGGTGGCCCAATATATATCAGAACAAATGTCTCCAAATGGTTATAGCAATGGTAGACAAAAATATGAGGATGATTACGATGACTCGAAG TTTCTATCATTTCAGATTCCATCGCTAAATTACGATGGCATGGATCACGATGTCATTGTAATTAAATCCGAAGATATCAGCGATAATGAACACTCCAATAATGGTGAGGCCATGGATgaagatgacgatgatgattgtATCAGTCCCAAAGATATACCAGAAGTTTGTCTCGAGGAAGAAGATGAAGAACTTTTTGCTACAGATTTAAGGCAACAgctgcaacagcaacaacaaaaacaagatCAACCACCCACATCGACATCCAGCAATGGAGGTACACCACAAACAAATGCAACATCGACATCCTCTACACCCAAATTGCCACAACAACAACCTGAGATCACAATACAAAATATAGGTGGCATACGAGTCGGGAGCATTGGAAGCATGGCCAATATGAAGGCTTTGGCAAATTCcattaataacaacaacaacaatacgaaTAGTAACGGAAATGCATCGTTAAGTATAACACATGCCAGTAATGGAGTTGGTCCTGCTGCGACCGGTGGTCAAGCTTTGAATTTACATCAGGCCAGTACAGAACAAAAATTGCTCTTAAGTGGTCTGGGTCTAAGTGCAGTCAATTCTTCAAATTCTTTGGATAATAATCCCCGTATGCCCACACTCCAACGTGGTATACCCTCAACGGCAGTGGGAAATGTTGGGACGCCCAATGGCCATCACACACCCAATCATTTGCTGCAACAACCTCCAAATCTACACAATCTCTCACATCATTCCTCCACGCAACAATTGCTATTGAATATCAATAGCTTGGCGGCTGGAGCAGCTTCTCAATTTACACCCAATACCAAAAACTATGGAGGAGGTCATCAGAGACAAACCTCAACACCGAATAGTGTTAGCCATAAAAATTCCCAAAATGATTATTTCATGTTGGGCATTGAGGAgaggaaattgaaaattgaattgcTCAATGCCCAAATAGACTATTGGAGGAAATTAACCAAGAAATTGGATGAACAACCAGGTCACACGCCCAATCCATCGTGTATGTGTCATTTTCCCGGCAAGGTAAATGGGGTACAAACGCCCTCATCAACCAGCTAG